tctagactaGAACCAATATGTTCATAGCAAAACCAAATTGTAACGATCATGTTCTGGTCATAATCGATATGTTCAAATCATGTCGAGATAATAATGATTGTTCAGATTTTGTAAATCATAACCGATATGTCCATATCATAATCAATCTTTCTAGGTTATAATCGATATTTTAAGATCATGTACGTTGATCaaaaccaatatgttcagatgaGAATCGCTCTGTCTATATTAAAACCgttatgttcagatcaaaaccgaCATGTACGTCTTAAACAAAATCAATTTATCCAGATCATGTGCATCCAAATCAGAACAATGTGTCTATATCATAACTGATATGTCTGATACAGGTTGCCTAAATCATAATCGACATGTTGATATCATGTCCACATCATAATATTAATACAACATTTCATGTTAATGTTAACATTAATACAATATTTAATGTTAATGTAATAGGTAAGTTTTTCgacttttttttgtatttactaaaaaaaataaaattaaatttgtgttttaccaccttaaaatctcaaagtttttatattaccacctaaaaaaattgttTCACCACCTATTAACAAAAAAGTTAACGGTGTTGTTAAAGGACCCTACTTCAACAGATAATATATCAGTTGCCTTACAAAATTTCTCGATGTTCTTCAAAAACACCAATTAAATTGCTATTTCTGGTAGGTGGAGGGAAGAGGTGTTGCAACATAATTTCCTCCCTTTTGAGGCGAAAGAAATTATGTATATCCCACTGACGTCGTTTCCGTTAGAGGATGTCTGTACTTGGAGTTATCACAAATGTGGTGAGTACACGGTGAAAACGGGGCTAACTTTATTACGTTCTACAAGGGTGTACAAGATGGGGTTGTTGGGTCGTCTACAGGGGCTAGACTATGGAAGAAAATATGGGGGTTAGCTATACCTCCTAAGGTGCGGGTCTTCGTATGGAGAATGTGTAGCGGAGCTCTACCTACAACAAATGAGTTACACGGGAGGATAGATAATATATCTTCATTGTGCCTACGATGTGATAGGTTTGAGGAGTCTGCCATTCATGCAGTGTGGGGGTGTAGTTTTAGTGCGAAGGTGTGGGAGGTGACTGGGATTGATAAGGCCGGTGTTGGAGTGTCCAAGGGTAGGTAGTGTATGTGACTGGGTGGAATGGTGGATGGGTAATCTGGAGGAGAGGTGTAATGTAGCGATGATAGCATGGATGTGTTAGAATGAAAGGAACTTCGTAGCCCATGGTAGTAGGCCGCGGCATGAGGCAAGGCTTGTGGTTGCGGCCAGCTCACTACTAATAGCTTATACTCAGGCAAGGGAAGAAGGGGTACGAGAAGTGTGTAGTCAGCAAAGGGGAGGTGTGGTATGGAAGCCCCCTGATGTAGGGGTGTTGAAAATAAATGTGGATGGTGCCATCTTTAAGGAGGTGGGTGTGGGGTTGGGGGTAGTAATTAGGGACCATGAGGGGAGTGTTATGCGTGCAGCATGCAAACAAGTATCACAATTGTGGGATGTGGATGTGACAGAAGCGAAGGTTATACTTCCTCGATCTGTTCCACAATAGATGTATCGTTTCTCATTTGCgcactattcatcaatcaactttgacaaTCATTTTTTTACTGTTGTGTTAgaaaaaaacatagtcaagtgaatcttgttaaattcgtattaatgcaaggattccaaatatcaactttttataatttttacttatacgcatTTAGAGATGTTAATGTTCAAAGAAGCGTGTTGGCATGCGTGCAAATAGAAATGATGCATATTttgcggaacggaggaagtacttatAGTACTTGGTTTAAAATGGCTATACAATGTGATGTAAGGAACGTAGTGGTGGAGTGTGATTTTCAACAGGTGGTAACGTTGATCAATTGGAAGGAGGTTGATGGCTCATATGTAGGTGTGATTGCTCGTGAGATTCGTAGTATCGTTGTttttttaattccattaaatttaTTCATGTCTTTAGAGAAGCCAATCAAGCGGCTCATGCTATGCCTCACCTTAACCCAATTGAATTCTCTACACGAGTGTGGGTAGGGAGTTGTCCAAGCATAGTAGAGGATGTAATTGCTTCCGATTTTTgcttaataaataaatgaaactAACAACAGATGtcgtttccctcaaaaaaaaaatcccaaattgCAATTAATCCAATCTTCCCATAAATAACAAATTTGCATCAAAAGATAGAAATTGATTGAGGTGTTTCATTAAGTTCTTATTTTCGATCAATTTGTTGGGTGAAGAAGCAAAATCAAAGTACAATAAGGTATGAATTTGGATCGTTGTGCATCAAGTTTCATATGTAGTCATTTGTTGGAATTGATGATTATTTTGACATATATAATTGAACAAATATGTGTATTTTAGTGATTTGGGTATGCGAATTGTGTATTTtggatttataaattaatgattcaatcaatcaaattaaccacatttcccaaaaaataaataattagggttcatatgaaattgaaattggagatttgttgaatgcttaatatttttacaaattGAGGTTAGAGAATGTTGATTGATCTTATTATGTACTAATACAAACCTTTATTTGATATCAATTGTAGGATTTCTACTGTGACTttttcaccttcaattgtataagctaagagcaactccaatggtgagATACAAGGTGATGTAGCTAAATTTTCCATATCATATTTCTAGCTACAATTGATTTAAGCTACAAACTTTCACATTGGTTGGCTACGATACCTTGTAGCTCCctataatatttatattaagCAATTTATTTATGGTTGATTTGGTATTGTTCCCAAAATTATATTAGACTTCACACATTTCACGAAAATACCAATTCAGTACCACTGCAACACTACAAAAGTAAAAGACTAAAAGTtcaataaaatttaattaaacggaCAAAAAATAAACGCAAGCGGACAAAAACTATTTAATCAAGTTGACAAAAACTACACAGTACTTTCTTTTAATAAAAGGACAAAGCATGCTACTGTGCAAATACTACTACTATACTACTTTGTTTTGTTTCCCAAAAGTGCAGGGACCACATTAAAAAACCCAAAAATGTTGTTTGTGTTCCACGGACCAACAACTTTTTGCGTTGTGTTTTACGCGTCACTTACGGTTAATTCGTCTCTTTcccgtttttatttttattttggactACCTGCCCAAAATAGTTACAAAGTTTTTAGAGCTGCTGATGTCATTGCTATTCCAATGGTGGGCTACGTactcacatttttttttttggtgagcaGCTTCCTTTTTTCAACCGTTGGAGTTGCTCTAAGGCATGGACACAAGTACACTGCAAATTGCAGTAGCTAGAAGAAGAATCAGATTGCAGTTGCAGAAGCAGTGTAGTAGCAGAAGTTGTGCAATATCAAAAGTAGATTGTAGTAGCAGAAAGCAGTATTGTGACTGTGGCATAAGCATCTAGAAAGAGGAGCGAGAAGGAAATATTTTTCAATTGGGGTACAAAAATTAATGGTGAGGAATTGAACGAAAgtaaagaggaagaagaaggaaaTTGCAGATTAGGGCCACAAAGTTGGAGGGAACAATAAGTTTGGGCCCATCTACAACACCGTGAACAGGTGatgaaacaattttttttaggtgaACCCCATAAAACTGAGATTTTaaggtggtaaaacacaaatttgaatttttttaggtggtaaaacacaagtttttttttttttgggtttggcAACACCGCAAAAGTTTCTTAATATTTTCATATTAGtacgttttattttttgaatgtaataatttattaataaacAAATATTTGGATGAATTAGTCAGAATCTATCTAAATAAAAAGTAGTTAATTTATGAgcaaatttaaataaataatgtgTAATTTACAATATCAATAATATAACATGCTACTCGAGTCACATGGTGACTCAAGATGCTTGTGAGCGATTCACAAGATCTTTGCAACTAGCTTGAGACATAAGACATTGTTGCAGTTACACTTCCACTTCTTTCTTACCCTTCCAAAGCTCACAGGTTAATAAAGGAGTTTGACAGCAATTACAACCCTAACTCATGCCTTATCTCCTTTAAAGAAATCATAGGCAATGGTGACTTCGGCACGATAACATCTCAATGGTGATGCAAGCAAGGCTATATAGGCAAACAAGGGCCGACGCAAGGGAATACTACTACCTGTTCGTTGTTACACCAATTTGTGATGCATCGTACTGTATATTTTTTGACAGCGCAATTGCTGTGATAACAAACACTGCCGTGAAACCATGCACAAAATCCAGGACTCTCTAGTGCTACATCACAGTTCATCTTTTAGCTCATACCACATCAATAATGGGATAAATTAGATGTGTTAAGTTGTTAACTGTTCAAATCCAATTCAATCTGATAACAAACACAATCACTACTTTTACTCAATATATTAAAAGGATATATAATCAATTCATGTGATTCCATGAATTTGCTAATCCTTTACATATTCTATTATTAACTGCCGTACAAACATGCATCAAATGCTCTAAACTACTCTCTATTATTtgtaaaaaaattcaacatatGCTGAAAATAGGTCACCTTTGCTAACCCAGCTAACAGTAGGATGAAACAAAATTTCCTTGAATTTCCTCACAATGTACAGTGTGACAAAAAGAATTGAATATAGATAGATATTAACCGAATTTGTTTCACGCTATGACGCTGCGCCAAGAAATATTCAACAGTTTGGGAATTCGCCATCTTGGGCTAACTATTCCGCTATCTCAGTGAAAATAGTAAATACGGGGTACGCTTGCAAATTTTATAACGTTAAAAAAGTTCGATTTCAACGTCGCCAGAAACGTCCTTGTTGTTTCTGTTCTTGCATTCGCCTGCAACATGAAAGATCCAAGTAAATAAGCCTCTCACCAAGGTACTATCAAGTTCTAGGAGAAAACAAGATACTTCTATACAACAAGGCGAAggaaaaatcaagaaagaaGAGGTGCCAGAACAGAAGGTAGGGAGCAGGATACTCTCAACAGGGAATAAATTGGACAAAAAAGGCTTTAAAAAGCAAAATGTGGCAAAACTCCAAAGATCCACAATTAATAAAAGTTGGTGTGTAAGGTTTGTTGCTCTgtttgacttattttgacttatttcagacaaaattagTTCAGATATGATAAAAAAAAGTTCGGATAAGTTTAGTGTTTTTTcaaacattttcacacacaaataagtttatagtATTTTTTCAAATTAAATAAGTTCATACTCATATAAGATAATAAGTACAAGTAAGTTCAGAAaagtttagataatataagttcagacaaaataagttggAAAAAACGGAGCCTAATTGTCTATAAATGTCAAAAAGCAAGCGTTGAGGGCAACTAATAACTTTGGGTGAAACCCTAAGCCTGGCCATCCATGTATCTCAATGGTAAAGGGAAGCAAGCAGGGATTAGGACAAACTCTGAAGATGCGTAATTAATATAAGTGGGTGTCTATTAATGTCGAAAAAAAGATCTAAGGCAACTCCAACTCTGAATGAAAAAACCTAAGCGCAGCCCATAGGGCCATACATTTTTCGAGGGGAACAAGGTTAAGCCCATCCAAGCCTGCTGTTTATAGGTTTACCATAGTGGAGTACTAGTGGAGAAGCTCGGGAATCCACATATATCTAATTTGACTCTGAGGATACTATAAGCAAGATTTTGGTTCAATTAGTCACCATCTCagtatactccgtattacttTTCCATTAGGCACAAGTATTATTATAGGAAGTAAATAACAATTActttattaaattttattttttaattgttgattggCTAAAATGTCATCATATCTCTCAAGTCTCAAGTATAATAATTATAACTTTCTTCATCTTGTCAACTGATGGATGATTCAACTTTCAAATCTAGAATTTCTAAATGTAAACCCTAGATCTCAAAACATGGGGTCATTTGGCTAAGAGATAGAATGACAGATCAGTGAGATCAGTATGGGTACATAGGGATTAGGGATACTAGGACTCAAGGAAATAAGTTCAATTTCTGAGCCTTAAACGATCACCCCTATAATCCTATATGTACCAGGTCATGTCATGTTATCACAGATTAATCAAAGCAATGGAGTTTCTAAATGTGAAAGTCTAAAGAAGAAATGTATATCAGCACAGCTAGAGTTGCAAACAATTACAAGGTTCATCATATCTGACCTTTTGTGCTCTTTAGAGCGTTCGATAAATTCCTTTGGAATATCTCGCCCTTTATAGGATGCTAGCACCGGGCGAATATCATTTGGTCTACTCTGGGCTACAACTGCAACCAAACAAAACCAATGATTAACAAGCTGAGGGATTGGCTATTAAGCAAAGTACACTTGAACAATGTTTGACTTTGCATTGAGCatactcacattcaagaaatgGAAGAAGATCCAACAGAGTAGTATCATCCAAATCATCACTTGTCCAAGGCTTGATTTGGACACAATTGTCTGCCTGAAGACAGCTCTCTAGGGCATGGCCACTCAAATAAATAACCTTTGCAGGATCACGGTTCAGTTTGGTAAGGTCCTGCACAAGaaacagaaaattataatctgCCAACACCCTTTATAACCACAATTAAGTTCCATGAAATCTTATAATCGTGATAGCCAATTTAAATTGGACAAGATGAATTTCAGAGCTGATTCATATACAGTGGCCTTGTGAAagggaaaaaatattttttcaacAAGGCCTCCCCGAGGAATGCCATTTAAGATGACATTCAACGTTTTAGTAAACATATGACAATTCTCCACTTGTAAAGAAGCACAGAGCTATAATTCTAAAAGCTCCACCACAAATGAGCTTGTCCTGAATTATGAAGAGTTGTCAGTACAGACAAAAATTGCATGGTTAAGATAGAACCTCACTGAAATTAGATTTTTAAAGAACACAACAGCTAGTTAATTGAAAGACCCTTCAATAAAATGTAGCCAAAAGGAGTTCCAACGTGCTTTCCTAAATAACCAGTCACCAAGTTCAAAATCTTAAAAAGTTTCATACTTCCGTTTGGAAAGAGAAAAACTATTTGGCGTCTATAAAGCACATAAAACATTGCAAGAATGACCCATGACGCACCAGAAATCTGGGATTTGATAAATTTAGTTGGTTCAAATCTCTTACAATAGAATCTTAAAGATTCAAGTCAAGGAATCAATCAAAGGGGTGGTAAGAATGAAACAGAAGTTGGAAAAGATCAACTAAAAGATGGCGAGAGAGAAGAGCAATCGATGAAACCTCAAGACACAAAATTCAAGGGggaaaaaacaagaaaagacTGAAAAGATAAGTCTTCATCAACTTCTTAATTGTTTGCTTCTTTGAGTCTTCGACAGCAGCAGAAAAGGAGAGGTAGAAAAAGAGTGTAGCACCACTTACACACGCAGCAGGAAGTACAGACAGCGAGAAAGTAAATCAGGCCCAGAGGGAAGACAACTTTTGAAATGTGGTAGTAAAACATTCCCCTTGAACATGAGGGCAAGTCACATCTTGGGTATTTTTTGGATAGAGGAGACAAAACTTGAAATGCAAGAAATAAAAAATGCCACCCATATTCCAAATATTATCCCATTGTGATAAGTTGATGCTTTAAAGCCCTAATCTTACTTGAATTAacctttgtttttaattttatttccttttttttcctttggcaGTCTTAATGCCTAGCAAAGGGGAGGAACATGGAattacttataaaaatattactcAAAAAAGAAGTGGATGCTTGAACAATCTGAGGTATAGATTGTGAAGAGTTCCAAAGTAGCAACTCCAGTTAACAACAGACCCCTAGCAATTATTGCTACAATATATAGATTTGTGATAAAGGACAAAAAAACGAAAAGCCGAAGCATGTGATGAAATGATCCACTACGGGACTAAAACCTTCTCAACAGTAACATAAAGAAAAGGGAGAAGGAAAGAAATGCTCTTGTTTTCACATGAAAAAAAAGGGATGAAGGTAAGAAACTGACATTAAGAGAATGAAGAAGGTAAAATTACACTTTTGGATCATTAAACAAGTGAGAAGGAACACATAAAGATTTCAGAACAAGGTAGTAAACTGAAACAAAAGGAGAGGCGTACAAGCATGCTTTACATTAAAAGAAGAACCTCCCCCACCCCCCCAATTAAGATGACATCGAGGTCATGCAAGTACAAGGTATACAAGTATTTACCACAACATACATTCATTTtcaaccattttttttttttaaagaatacTAACgggttaaaattgaaaaatccTTAAATCTAGTATAAAAGAGAGCAGAAATTGGTAGTTTTTTTCCTCAAATGACTTGAAGGTCCACTTCTACCTTTGATTTAAACCAGAAACAAGACAATAACAACTTGTCCCTTAATATTTTTACCATCAGGATATCAGCAACTGGTTATTCAAAGGAACGGTGATTTAAAAACGAAAAAGTTAATTTATAAATAGAACCCTACCCTGTAATGTTTCCCATCATCATATCTTGTTGCTGCCCTAGACAACCGATGAGCTATGCAGTGCTTTTCGTCTAATCTGTCAAGAACAGGATCGACATACTGCACATGACAAAATATAAAGCCAATTTTATGAACAATATTCAAAATAACACAGGGAAATAAGCAGCAAAACAACAGAGTTAAAATAAGAACGCTATCTCACCATTGACAAATTGTCAGAATACACAACAATTTCATAAAATTGTGCTAGATGCTCTAGAAAGGCATCAACACCAGGCCTCTTAAAAGTTCTCCAGCCTCTTTCACGCTGCAAAGTGAGTATAGAGAAAAAAATGACATTAAAATAAAGCGATTTTACAATTCCCATTAACTTTCATTTGGCCTCAAGCTGAGGAGTGAGGAGTGAGGACGGAACAATGAGATATTTCTAtctaatataaaaaataaaaataaaaagtttgtttataatattattcagTAGAAAACATAAACCCAGCTTAGTAATCTCAATTCTGAAGACTATAAATTTAGTGGAAAATAACATATTCGGTTCACACTATAAATCGATAGGAAATAACAATCTGGCATAACTGTTATAATCTCTTTTGCTATAAGAAAAGGGTCAGTGAATAGATACAAGAAGCAGTTCTTTAAGCACTAAAAAATATCCAACAACCAAGGGAAGAAGATTAAAATTGAAATGGCCACAAGATAAAGAATTGTAAATCTTATTTACAAAGACAAGTGATGATAAAAATGCACGTTGCACCAGCTATAAAAAATCAAATCCCTGGAATTTTTAATgtgaaatggttaaaccctcATAAAGCTATTTAAACCCTCATAAAGCTATTGATTGATTTTCCTCCATGTAGACCACTAAATAGCTGAAGAGAGAACTTCCACATTTCAGAAATCAGTTTATTCTTTAATCCTCTCAATACACTTCAGCCATAATTTTCTTTTGGAGAGAAGTAATAGCCATTCAGTCAAGAGAATAGTGATATCATAGAAGATAACATTGATCGATTATAGTGAACGAAGTAATGAGTGATGATACCCATAGCATTCTCTAGGTCACTTTACCAATGAGTTAATATGCCTGAACTATATACATGTATTCTTTTCCACCGCTTCATATTTTTCATTTTGGGTGCAATATCTTTAGATTTTACTTTTCTAGGCCCAATGGACTGAAGAAGGAGAAATAGCAGGTTCAAACATGTTGTTTTTACTAGGGTGGAGAGGATGGAAAACTAGCCAATAGAACTCAACTGAATTTCATCCATGTGCATCAATTCTAGGTCTTACCTTCCAATCAGAATACACTAAGGTCTCATTCAGATCCACGACAAGTGTAAGTACATTTTGCATTCCAGGTGGCAAATCAGGAAGCAACTTATCTGACAGTGGTTCAGTGAAAGCCTGCAATGGGAGGAAATCCAACAAATAAGCGGAAACATGATCTAAATTATGAATGAGAGGATTAAATTTGGATTACTACAAGTCGCTTACTTGAAGTTGGTCCTCAATAGATCTCCTCCATTCTAGGTAGAGTTCAATTGCTTTAGCAGGCCCTGGAATACCAGACAAGATTGAAgcttattattttaaaaaattgatcGAAGAATTTGCAAAACTAAAGCTTAATAATTATCCCCTTTAGGGACGTTTGGTTCAACTCTAGAACCAGGTATGGGGTTAGATATTAAACCCGTGGGTTTATAATGAGTGATACCTGCATACCCATACCTTAAATCAGGCGTTTGGTTcatcaaattaaattaaaacaatttttattatttgtaCAATGATCGATTTTTTACTTTGTcaacttctttttcttcttttctcctCCTACCTCTTCCCTCCCTAAGGCTCCAACAAAAGTAATTAACGTTTCTTCTAATGACCATCAACACTCAAATTTTATTCTTAAATTGTTAAGTTTGTCCATTAAAATTTTCGAATCTGAAACTCTAATGGCCTTCACAGTAAAAAAAACATTGATGATATTTAAAGCATAAAAATGGTATGATAGTtatattttgttcttttgttcaagccAAGGTTGTGGTGGGAATGATCTTCATCTTTCCAGTTTCATCCTTCTTTTTGTAGGTTGAAGTGTTGATAGGGGAGGAAGGATATCAATAAATAAGATAATATTATTTCATCTagaaaatgacatggtcccccaCCAATCATTTATAACCTGAATCTGCATTACTTTATAGTCTAAAGAGCATAACCACATAATGGCACAAGAAAGATGAACGCAAGTCTGCAACCAACCCTACCATACACCGATTTCAAATCAGTATAATGCACCGGGAAATCTAATAGGTGGCTCCCCTGTCCCAATATAATTTACTCTCCATTTTAGAATGCCAGCAACACTTGTATTTGAGCGTAGTTTTAGGAATGTTTGGGGATAGTAcatgaaaattaataaattaacgcCTAGGTAAGTGGtaatatttttattgtttaCGTAAGAGGGAAATAATAAGGAATTGGTGCAAGTGGGGTAAAAAAGATTGAGAAATAATAAAGAAAGAGTGGTCCCTATGTTACTTTGATACGGCTAACTAGCCCTCGTACCCGGGTCGACCCGACGCGACAAGGTTTCCGGTATGGAATCCACACCGGATCCTTGCACGATCAGTCGGACACGGGGGACTAAAAGGAAGAGAGATCGCGAAGCGGGAGAAGCAATTTAATTTACCTTTTTTCGAATTTTAAACCACAAAACTGTTATTTGGGGTTGaatattacatattttcttGTTAAAATATTGGGGCTTTTGTAAGAATCATAATTCCGAACAAGATGGTGTAAATTTCGTTGTCGACCAACCCACCGGTGGTACTCATCGGCGGCACTGAGGGCACCCGGTCCGGCGGTCTCTGATACAGGCAGTGTTAACTTTTAAAACACGTGACAACTtgcttttattcatttttttttttttcctctttcaGTATAGCTGAGCCactattctcttttctttttttttgacagtTGGCTTCCAttaaaaaataggaaaaattcCCCCTTAATTACTTAATTACATTTTTACCTTAATTTAAGCATTTATTAATGgctaatttttttaattgtttcttCGCTTCTATTGTCtgtatttttattttccatATCCCCGTACCCGTGTCCTAGGTCCCCGTACCCGTGTCTtcacatttcaatttttttgagTCTGACACTCGGATCCGTACCCGTGTCCGACACTCGTACCCGAGTAACATAGAGTGGTCCCATGTCAAAAGAAGAAGTGTTGCAAGTATTCAGAAACAGCCGGAAGAGGCAATTTACAAGTATTAAAAAACAGAAGGGAGATTTAAGCGTTTAGCATGGAGGGagatttagttttgtttttgtgCAAGCACTTCATACGATAATTATTATTGTTTGGGTTTTTCCCCAAAAATACCATGTAACATTCCTGCCTAATTCTTATGCTCTTGATCATTTCTATGAGGTACGTATATCAAAGACAAATCTTATCTAGTCAGAATCATATCCACTCTATTCACTGGTGGCATTGTTGTTGAACATTTCAACAAGTAGATCAATTGATACAAACACTATTTTCACCGAGTTGCCATTTTCACATCTTGACTTCACCAATCTCACCATGAGACCAAGAGAGGAAATATTTGATTGTTATTGACCACATAAAAGTGATAAAAGTGGCATTAGTTAGCACAGGTATAATGCAGAACAAGGATTCATGTTCCTCCTTCATGCCATGTGTGATATGGCTATGACATGGTTGCAGCACAAGCATGGCAAGGTAGGTGAAGGATTCAAGTAACCTATAATTTAGTAGCTTTAGAGGATAATTCATTTTGAAAAAGATTTATCAAAGATTAAATATCATACCAAATTGACAATAGGTAACatccaaaaataaattaaatatttttccttaaataaatgACAGTGCAATTAGAAAATGAAGAAAAGGGAGAAAGAAACCAACCAACTACAGCAGCATAGTGCACCGAAGATTGAAGTTTCTACACAACAACACATTGTATTTCCATTAGAAATAGCCAAAGTTTCACATCATAAATGATCATGTAACAAGCATAGTTAACTATGAGATTATAAAggtcaaaacacaaaaaccaatGTCCTGAACCCCAATTCCCCTACCATTGCCTCTTAACATCTTATCTTCCCGTGCATAAAAATAGACATTTACATGTTGGAAGGAAGTGAAATATTACCATGGAATTATAAAGAACTGAAAAGTAACAGAATGTTGGTACTCACATTGATAATTGATTCATCATCTTCAATGGGCTGATTTGCAGAATCTCGGAATGCTTTTGTTTTCTCATCTACTTCTTCTACTGTGTATGCTGCAAACAAAGACTACCTGTAAGGCTTTAATTCTGTATATTCTACAGGACGCTTGACTActacacaaaaaaaagaaatatatacatAAAGATTCAACCAATAAAAACATACTTCTAAAAGAATAACTTTAACAGCAATTATATCCAACACGAGCTCAAGTATAAAAATCAATCACTATAGGTTTGGGAGCCTTGTCAGGATAAACTCATCACTACATAGAGCCATATAATATTAACAAAAAACAAATTAGAGTTCTCAAAGAAATGTTAATGTAGTTATCTAGTTACAACTTAAATGTTTCACGATCCCATTACTCTAAACTGCAATCTAGGTGGCATTTTCAAATGTCATGGAAATAGATCAAATATTATAGGCCATAAGAGCTCATATTTGAATCAACTTATTCTGCATTATATCCCTGCTGAACTTCATTTCTTTGCAACAAAAGGTTGCTTATACATTGACATTCAATCGGCTCTGCTGAACTTCAATTCCTTGCAGCAAAAGATTGTTCATACATAGACAGTGGATAGTCTATCATACAAAATCAAGACTCCACCAATTCAGCAGACACCACACATTGTGATCCATCACAATCAAACAATGCTTAACCCT
This Spinacia oleracea cultivar Varoflay chromosome 6, BTI_SOV_V1, whole genome shotgun sequence DNA region includes the following protein-coding sequences:
- the LOC110798148 gene encoding mitochondrial import inner membrane translocase subunit TIM50; its protein translation is MSLSILRSRLCRRLCKSTAIKNFDNKNTILSRRFFCTNPPKEPPLSSASSQPNEAPPSSPPRKSNAFFSAIKFGLATAVTGVAASAGYATYAYTVEEVDEKTKAFRDSANQPIEDDESIINKLQSSVHYAAVVGPAKAIELYLEWRRSIEDQLQAFTEPLSDKLLPDLPPGMQNVLTLVVDLNETLVYSDWKRERGWRTFKRPGVDAFLEHLAQFYEIVVYSDNLSMYVDPVLDRLDEKHCIAHRLSRAATRYDDGKHYRDLTKLNRDPAKVIYLSGHALESCLQADNCVQIKPWTSDDLDDTTLLDLLPFLEFVAQSRPNDIRPVLASYKGRDIPKEFIERSKEHKRRMQEQKQQGRFWRR